The genomic segment tacatcttttgctatcttctaccgctattttcatgccaactgctcttctgatcttgctaactgcatgccttccctcttcccgcagcctcgctgcacaagactttttgcTTTCTcacacccttattctgtccacctctctaatgcaatagttatccagtattctcaatcattcatttcgttctctggtaaaccctggaactccctgcctgtgtctgtatttccaccttcctatgacttgaactctttcaagaggaaggtttcaagacacttatcctataATTTTTGACTGCCAGATCAccagaaatacataaatactgCTTCCGCTCTGATGCTGTTGTAGTTTCTAATTCTTTAATTCTTTTGATTCCAGTTCTAATTGTTCTAATTCTAATTCTTATTTTAATTCTTCTAATTGTAATTATAATTCTTTAAATCaaatttttcttatccttctaattaaaattataattcttctgtttctaattctaattattctagaaaattctaattattctaattctaattattctaattctaattttcttcagttttattcttttaattgtaatatatttttaattgtgattcatttttttttattgtaatacaTTTTCCTAAGTCTACTTATTCTAATTCTAATGCTTCCCctggtggtgttagtgttgccgcttattttcttaattgcaatttttctacttgtaattcatttttctcattgtaattacatatttttaattttaatcttTCCCTCGGTGGTGTTAGTGCTGCcgcttcatcctcttccatctGCTGATGGTAGTGTTTCTGCTGATCTTTGCTCCTGACCCTGGCAGTTACATAGATCACTGAACTGaccctatcctaacctaacctaagctctCCTAATCTGACCTTAACAGACTGAGtgtgtcagtttggtggtctttGTAGTTGCCAGGGGGGTCCAAGTGGTGGAAGCATGAGAGGTCAGAACACCTTCCTTGCTCCCCTGGGCAGCCCCATTACATGGTTTTGGAGTGGATGCTCTGTGAAATTTTTACCAAGTTCCGAGTGGGGGTTCGAACCCATGCTTCCCTCCCGCCAAACTTGTaatgcatcactctacccactaaGCCACGAGGACCCAACAAATTAACTGTAAAGTTTGTCTATTTCCTCATCTTATGTTCgcgttaattaaagaaaaatactgtttatTATGATGCTAATAATTTTTATCAGGCcatcttttatgttcttttattttttgtatgatttATAGGGATTCGAACGCTGGCGCCCTACATCTATAGTTCCAAAGACTGTCACTCTATCCACTGAACCATGGGAACCCCATAGCTATagagagtaaagaagatatatttgaacacagtaTTTCCCTAACTGTGTTCGTGccgcaccaaaagttcaataagaattaCTGCTATTGTTTTCAATGTGAATATTCATATTAACAACGATAATAAGATAAAGTTAAGTACTGTGGACTGTTATGGGAGTATCAGTCATGGAGTGAAAATGGTGGTAGGGGAAATTCAAGAACTTTAGAACGGTCGGCAGTCCTCGGATCTGGAGCCGCCTGTGGGAACCCGCCCCTGTGTTGTGTAGTGACTGGCACACGTGCTGCACCATCACCgacacaacacaccattacacctgtgtgtgtgtgtgtgtgtgtgtgtgtgtgtgtgtgtgtgtgtgtaagattctgattaaaacattttatttatttcttctgtaTTATTATGTAAGTGTAAGAATAACTTCTACCACATTTTCCAGTTTACATTTATACGCCAGTGATGCAATTACTGGTGACCGGAAATATATGGTATGAAGTCTTGCGGtgcctttcttgtttctttatgttgtgtacatatatcactttttttcttttctttactactGCAGTGGAGCGCTGAGGGCAGATCTGTCAGTCCGTCCAATAATTTGATGGAATCAgaccacaaaacacaaaaacgttcACGGAAAGTAATAGCAGACGTCAAGGACAGAAAACTGATGAACAACGCTGCATGTTCcgctgctgtgttgctgtgttgtacCAGCGGCAGGAACACTGTATTTAAGTTTGCTTTATATTAATAGGCTTGAGGGAGAGTTCAATTAAAGCACTATTTACAGGAGAATTCACCCGTTGCGGGAAATAAAGTAACGTGATGTttgtgagtgtttctgagtgAGGCACTCTGCGTCTCTGGTTACTGGAGGGACGTCACGAATGTTGCTGTGTCTTTTTAAGCAATAAAACAGCGACACCACAGCACTTAGTTTCtagagtttgttttgagtttcgtgcactcactcacacagcaCTGAGTCCATCGAGAGACGCCAACAGTGTCGATGTGGCTGGCCCTCCGCCACACGCTGGGGCTCGCTCACGCAGCCACTATCATTCTGTTTTCTCGGTATGTTACCAGTTTATCTAGTTATTCATAGGGGAGGGccggaagggggagagggtacCGGCTGCAACGCTCTGAAAGGCGTGGGGAACCTGGGGTATCCCGCCTGTCCGGTGCTTGATGCCGCGATATATACTTTGATGATTCTTTTCAATAATGAAACcaattatgattattactgttttcttcataaaaggaaGGTTTGGTGAGGTAGTGACTTTCCATCCCCTTTGTGAGTCCCAtcccgtgtggtggtggtggtggtggtggtagtgtctgttcactttttttattttttttatttatgtggaaGGATAAAATGTTCTTGGTAATCTGCTTACAATGTatataagaagagcagttatagagaaatgtgttttgGTCAAGTACGAGTGTCCTTCACTCCGTTGTTTAATGCCACGATGCCGTACACTCACGCTGGCTTGCTGTGGCTCTactgcctcaagtgtttgtctttatttgtatgttacttcttttttttttttcttctcttccaacgtcccacacacacacacacacacacacatcatccgcAGAGCAGGACGAGGGTGGTGAGAGCTCATCATTTCCTTGATCTACGGATTAGCttctggagagagaggggggcggagGAATAAAAGCTACAagaccgtgagagagagagagagagagagagagagagagagagagagagagagagagagagacgacgggGGGGCGGCGATGGAGGTGTAGGAGATATGAGAAGCagagggtgtgggagagagacaggagtggggaatgtggaaggggagaggaagaaggcagtcCCAAGAGTCACGTCAGAGGGCAGCCATAGCCAGTGACATCTACCACGAGAAAAAGACGACAGATGTCCCTCTTGTTAGAAATATAGGTAGGAAAACTGCTTCATTGAATAGAGAGCCGTGCGTGCGTACAAATTAATGAGGctgagaagaaaagattagGAAAAAAGTTATATCATTCAactgaacatttttttcctactgtgtgtgtgtgtgtgtgtgtgtagcaacaaGGTCGTGCATACGTGTATAGTATTTTTCCAATGATGtatcatcacccccaccaccacatcaccactaccaccaacaacaacaacaaccattatcattattgctattactattatcattactgtcatcATTACAACTCCTGTAATTACCAGGCCTGTATGAATTGTCCCATTCCCCCGCACATCAAACGACCCACCAATGGACGCGTTAACACAAACTTTGACGCTTCATTGCCGTTTATTGAGCCTACCAATGAACAAATACGAAATATGTATGTACACTACACTGAGTCACCGGGATAGAAAgtgtagaggaagggaagggaaggcaagggttgggttacctgtgtgtgtgtgggagagagagagagagagagagagagagagagagagagagagagagagagagagagagagagagagagagagagagagagagagaagggggggaaattagagatatggaaaaaaaaaggcatctcatttcctcctccttctcctcctcctcctcctcctcctcctcctcctcctcctcctcaacttcatcttctttctactcTTGCTTCTCTTCAGCTTGTGTCAACACGCTCCAGATGTCttttagggagaggaggaggaggaagagaaagacaaaggaacacaaagaagaacTAACGACAGCAGACCACAAATATCTAACACACACTaagagagaggaacacaaaggatgaacaaacagcaacagatctgcTGGCCACAACGAGGATATTTGTGGCCTACTACACTGTCGGATATAAAGTGAGTGACGCGTAACAGGTGAAGGTCATCGACACTTGGATGTTAGTGAGTTACGTTAACCTTTCACTGAGTCAccaaacaattagcagcactagaggcaatgcgtgaagtctttataagcatctatgaaaaagttagcgatgaaagaatacattttgcaatttctttccaGTTCAAAATGGCTGTCGATCGAGTAAAGGTGTCTCAGATTGACTGGTGATTAGCGAAAGGCGCACCTAGTGgaagtcaaagggttaacgATCCGATTAAGGAGGAATGTTTTGCTTTTAGCAGTTGTTTTAAGAATGCTGCGATTATTGTTTTAGTTTGAGTGATGAATAGTATAGTAACCATCTCTCTTATTCTCCGCTGTGTTCCCTCCAACTTTTCCACGCACGCATTATTCGAGATGGGGTCTGGCTACAGAactgtagtattagtattacctCTCCTGAGTTACTTTGTAAAGTTCATCCCATAAAGTCAATGAGTTTACTAGCAACTTTAGATATCTGTGGCGATTGTTTGCCAGGCGTTTGGTCGCTTGACACTGGCACACCGCGATCTTACTTTTCTTGCTTGTTGCAggaaccttcttcttcttcttcttcttcttcttcttcttcttcttcttcttcttcttcttcttcttcttcttcttcttcttcttcttcttcttcttcttcttcttcttcttcttcttcttaatgatatgtatataagtgtgtggtgctttgtctggaccaCCTCCTGTGGGACTGGCAGCCTGGCATATAAATAGACGGATTATTATTACAGCACTActcctaccatcaccacctgctaTTACTAAAAGTCTTAGGATATCAGACACTCAAGTAAACctaaccttcaactttattcCCTTTCACTGACAACACTGCAAAGAAAACCACTCTTGGAAACACCAGCTCCACGTCCATCACAGGGAAaagtacaacaccaccacctctccctacACAGGTTCGAAAGCAGCTGCTGGACATGACGGAGCAGAAATGCCACGTGTACCTCGGTGGGATCCAGACCATGCACTACAGAACATTCGAAGACAAGATAGGACTTCCAGGAATGCTGGGCACTGTAGTAGGGGATGTGAAACCCTTCTGTGGGAGCCGGAAGATAGGACTTCCAGGAATGCTGGGCACTGTAGTAGGGGATATGAAACCCTTctgtgggaggcaggagggatgtgtgacagtgtttgggagacaggagggatgtgtgacagcatctggaatgTGCAGGCTGGGTGTTGAAAGCTATGGGTTAGAGAGTTTGACCTCCACTGAAGTGTAAGGGTGTTGGAACTTGTtagggaaaggatgagaagagaataagagaataagagcaggcaaggatggagtgatggagtctgtgacggaagggataagaggtgaatgagagaatttgaacaagtaaagatggaaacaaataaaggatggagtgatggagtgtgtgagggagaggataggaagggaataagaagactTAAACATGcaaggatggaaataaatgagggatggagtatgtgaaggagacaagatgagagaaagaaaattagaacattcaaggtggaaacagatagaggatggagtgatggagtgtgtgaggaagaggaagaggacaagggaagAATCAGAGGGTTGGAGcatggatggaggaaatacaaggacaggaataaacagatggataaataaatagagaaagtaaaggaggcttggaaaatattaaactgtTGAGGAAATGTAGGAGAGCTGGAAAGTACTTGATAGaataatgacattacaaaaagtaATTAGTGACGTGACAGATCTGGTGatataaaagaagttgaaaatgaatgaaaatattgatgatgcTATTGTTAATGATGTCTTGATTGTAATGTAGCACAATCTGCCACCAGGAAAGCCTTCAGGTTGTTGAGAAATGACCCAAGAATCTTCAGGGAGACTGCATCAAACAGTATGGTCAACGCTAACACCTATAGAtatgtgagtagtagtagtagtagtagtagtagtagtagtagctgctgctgctgctgctgctgctgctgctgctgctgcttatagatattaaaaaaagtaaaaaaaaaaacatttattatctttataaaatatataatatcaattgtaattcaatctttttcttcatttattgctgtAGATAATGTCACtatttactattactaatgtgtTATATCTAAATAGAAGTATAATTCTGTAAGTcattatgctattattattttgttgaaattattattgtttcccacaaatgttccagttatattactcatgtatatgtatgtatgtatgtatgtgtgtatatgtacgtgtatgtatatgtatgtgtatatgtatgtatgtatgcttaagtgtatatgtaagtatatgtatttgtgtatgtgtgtgtatatgtatacgtgtgtgtgtgtgtgtgtgtgtgtgtgtgtgtgtgtgtgtattaccgcCAGCAGGCGGCAAAGGTTGATTCAGACCTACACGATGATACGAATCATTTATTGATTCCGATTGAATCCGGTGGGATCCGCTTGAATTCGGTCAAAACGTGTTTGGGTCTTGGGTAATCGTTAAGTAACGCGCACGCCCTTTCTGACAGGTGCTCTAGGTAGGTCTATCTACTTCTGTCTCTGCACCGACACACGTCCTCCCTGCACGAGTGTCCTCAGCAAAGTGTCCCTGTCGTCCTCAGCTAGTGCCTGGCTTCCTGCCCTGTCCATCGTCATCCATTAGCGACGGCGTTAAGGGCGGCTTCATCTCAGCCTCATGTCATAgcaagcatccttcatctccttacatcaacaTTATCTCAACACCAACCGTACAAGAAACTCGCTGACTTAGGCCTCGTCCTGATCCTCGCCCTCACCGCcagctcctttccttcctcattgacaaactcgcttgcacaacaacaactgctttCACCCGCCTGATGGTAacaatgtgtatgtatgtgtatgcatgtaatTAACGTTAATTTatatctttttgtgtgtgattatgtATATCTTTGAAAACGATCATTCACATCAAAGCGTGATTGCTCTCTGTGTGACAATGGCTCAACTCAAGCAAGTCTGCACGAGCTGCGGCTCAACACACTTTGCTACAAAATGCAAAGGTTACAGTAAttcttgtattaatattataaagcaataaactttacttacttacctacacacacacacacacacacacacacacacacagacacacacacatgaaaaaaaaaatatatataaagaaattatttGGAACCGTTCAGTTAAACCCCTAAGGAGCAAAAAGAAATTCGAGGGATTATTttctggaaaggaaaaaaaataggtaatttcagaaaggaagattaaaatatattgaaaagaaatagactaaaatatgttattcctaagaaaaaaaatgtacttaacgatttttctatttattttcattgatgtAATAGAAAATTCCTTAATATTTCCCACCTACTCGAATTATTctttatcaaaactgtgtaacgtaaaatttttgtcttgttcgcACCGGTGTAATAAACATAAATCCTGAATATTAATTACCTAGACCatgtaatgagtgaagaaatacgCCATGCCGTCAGTAAAAGCACAGGCCACCGTGACGACCTCGCACCAGTCAAGATAAGAAAACTGGGAAGTGGGAAGGCCATGACGCAACACCCTGCTGCCCTTCCACTGCAGTATGCAACAATTCATAACACTGAAAACAATGTATGTTCTCCTCATAATCATctacaggaaagggaaggcattaaaaaaaaaaaaaaaagattttgcaatttagaagaaaatatatctcggagtggttagtgattaaaagaTGTGTCAAAAGGGTGAAAAGGGTTACAGACGCTCAGAAGACGCATTCCAGGGAGGTGGAAGGCGAGAAAGTCtgaccacttctcctcctcctccttaaaagaacatgagagcataagaaaataaggaaagttgtaagaagccatcaggtctgcacgtggcggtccctgtacgaaacacacctacctatttccacctatcgtccccatccaATCCAACCCTTCAAACTACCGCCTTATTGCTGACAGGCCAGTTCCAGAGtcaccctttttcctcttgctaGCTGACCAACAAAAGTACTTTAGCCGTCGTCAGGTTCCACAATCAACTTTGCACACTGCTTTTCGTTTGGGAGAGTACCGAAAATTGGAGCTGGTAAGGCAAAAGGATCAGTTCCAGTCTTTTCATAAGCTATCAACCAAAAACGCTTCTTAAGTTGGTAAGCTCCGgaacaaataagaggagtgttTCGTTTGAATAGCTTACGAAGAGACTGTGAAACTGACCCGGTATATTTGCTCGTGGTCTCGTCTGTCCTCGTCATATATAGAGAGTAACGGCATGTCCATTTAAGCGAATCCCAACTCCGCTTCTTGATGGTGATAGCACATTGAAGAAGTAAGTCGACATACTCAGGGCACAGTAAGCGCAGAGacagtgatacacagacaattaGGAAAGCAGAATGTCAACGAAAGGATGGTAAAACAAGACAGTGCTGACAGAACCATTAGagttggagagaagagagaagtgttgcttgggtgacctggaatagacagaaatgatgaTGCGGATAGGATGTTTGGAAGACATTTGTACTGCAGTATTACCGGAAAtagattatgatggtggtggtggtggtggtgaggaggaggaggaggaggaggaggttgtggtgattgtgatgagaaagatggagattatgatgatggtgaggaggagatgagagagagagagagaggaggaggagaaagaggaggaagaagagaaggaagaggagataaacaaATTTTTGATgatgaggaggcggaagaggaagataatttgatgatgataaagaggaggaaaaggagaacgaggaggaagaagaggaggaagaggaaaagaaagatg from the Scylla paramamosain isolate STU-SP2022 chromosome 5, ASM3559412v1, whole genome shotgun sequence genome contains:
- the LOC135100621 gene encoding uncharacterized protein LOC135100621: MTEQKCHVYLGGIQTMHYRTFEDKIGLPGMLGTVVGDVKPFCGSRKIGLPGMLGTVVGDMKPFCGRKAFRLLRNDPRIFRETASNSMVNANTYRYLVPGFLPCPSSSISDGVKGGFISASCHSKHPSSPYINIISTPTVQETR